In Scyliorhinus torazame isolate Kashiwa2021f unplaced genomic scaffold, sScyTor2.1 scaffold_211, whole genome shotgun sequence, a genomic segment contains:
- the LOC140405771 gene encoding Fc receptor-like protein 5 isoform X2 translates to MDRPWSFLLILGMASQSAAQGETTAPVLTMEPPWVRFLTGDRIVLTCDAGRRSLSKNYIWHKSDRGDRPGEESYTIMNASKNDTGVYKCKTTTDSSGPSTPYSNTIHVNITEPGRTTTIETLPEILWVNENLLLRCHFPFPKDAIYTFYREGFRLGEATVSNGSGTFEIQRVSVEDKGRYRCELHFVNFPNGPIYSSAYKFVDIKDIPVRLSVKPETPKDGDTITLSCECSDSDACGSGQYSFYRNNSLLNSDSVSHNDYLIPQATVMDSGRYHCSVLSNSLTHTAKSVEMTVRSLNKPRFSVDSYVIADGESVTFNCSSSQDSPGIAFYLYRQGQSNSVNVKSPAAGMHSVTFTINKIDHSKIGYYTCRYEAEVNKTRLCSTSSDPLSISVRVSSSIPIRFSLAALIVLGIVIILGIEFIPTKRKPVPAGDDADAVYCETTM, encoded by the exons GTGAGACCACAGCACCGGTCCTGACAATGGAACCACCATGGGTGAGATTCCTGACTGGTGACAGAATCGTTCTCACATGCGATGCTGGAAGGCGTTCTCTCTCCAAGAATTATATATGGCATAAAAGTGATCGGGGTGACAGACCTGGGGAGGAAAGTTATACCATCATGAATGCTTCAAAGAACGATACTGGAGTGTATAAATGTAAAACCACAACAGATTCATCTGGTCCCAGCACCCCCTACAGCAACACCATTCACGTGAACATCACTG AGCCAGGTCGCACAACGACCATTGAGACTCTTCCAGAAATTCTGTGGGTCAACGAAAATCTGCTATTAAGATGTCATTTCCCCTTCCCGAAGGATGCAATTTACACATTTTACCGAGAAGGTTTTCGTTTGGGCGAGGCAACAGTTTCGAATGGAAGTGGTACATTTGAAATTCAGCGTGTTTCTGTGGAGGATAAAGGACGTTATCGCTGCGAATTGCACTTTGTTAACTTTCCCAATGGACCCATCTACTCATCAGCATATAAATTTGTGGACATTAAAG ATATTCCAGTGAGGCTGTCTGTAAAACCGGAAACGCCAAAGGATGGCGACACGATAACGCTGAGCTGTGAGTGCAGCGATTCAGATGCCTGTGGGAGCGGACAATATTCATTCTACAGAAACAACAGTCTTCTCAATTCTGATTCGGTCAGTCACAATGACTATCTCATCCCACAAGCCACCGTGATGGATTCTGGACGGTATCATTGTAGCGTTCTCAGCAACAGTTTAACACACACGGCCAAAAGTGTGGAAATGACTGTGAGGA GTCTGAATAAACCACGTTTCTCAGTGGATTCCTATGTTATTGCTGACGGTGAAAGTGTCACGTTTAACTGCTCCAGCTCCCAGGACAGTCCTGGGATTGCATTTTACTTATACAGACAAGGACAATCGAATTCTGTCAACGTTAAATCTCCTGCTGCAGGAATGCATTCTGTCACCTTCACCATCAATAAAATCGATCACTCCAAAATAGGATATTATACCTGTCGATATGAAGCGGAGGTGAACAAAACCCGGCTATGCTCGACCTCCAGTGACCCTTTGAGCATCAGTGTAAGAG TTTCCAGTTCAATCCCAATCCGTTTCAGTCTCGCTGCATTGATCGTGTTAGGAATCGTGATTATTCTGGGAATAGAGTTTATTCCGACCAAGAGAAAGCCAGTTCCTGCAG
- the LOC140405771 gene encoding Fc receptor-like protein 5 isoform X1, with protein MDRPWSFLLILGMASQSAAQGETTAPVLTMEPPWVRFLTGDRIVLTCDAGRRSLSKNYIWHKSDRGDRPGEESYTIMNASKNDTGVYKCKTTTDSSGPSTPYSNTIHVNITEPGRTTTIETLPEILWVNENLLLRCHFPFPKDAIYTFYREGFRLGEATVSNGSGTFEIQRVSVEDKGRYRCELHFVNFPNGPIYSSAYKFVDIKDIPVRLSVKPETPKDGDTITLSCECSDSDACGSGQYSFYRNNSLLNSDSVSHNDYLIPQATVMDSGRYHCSVLSNSLTHTAKSVEMTVRRLPVTNPHLSINPVNGSVREGGNLTLRCSVTAGSAPIEFTWYRGEMEIYKEISSSREVTHQLSNFHEGINGNYSCSVYNNMSTAVHSPAVEVEAEGLNKPRFSVDSYVIADGESVTFNCSSSQDSPGIAFYLYRQGQSNSVNVKSPAAGMHSVTFTINKIDHSKIGYYTCRYEAEVNKTRLCSTSSDPLSISVRVSSSIPIRFSLAALIVLGIVIILGIEFIPTKRKPVPAGDDADAVYCETTM; from the exons GTGAGACCACAGCACCGGTCCTGACAATGGAACCACCATGGGTGAGATTCCTGACTGGTGACAGAATCGTTCTCACATGCGATGCTGGAAGGCGTTCTCTCTCCAAGAATTATATATGGCATAAAAGTGATCGGGGTGACAGACCTGGGGAGGAAAGTTATACCATCATGAATGCTTCAAAGAACGATACTGGAGTGTATAAATGTAAAACCACAACAGATTCATCTGGTCCCAGCACCCCCTACAGCAACACCATTCACGTGAACATCACTG AGCCAGGTCGCACAACGACCATTGAGACTCTTCCAGAAATTCTGTGGGTCAACGAAAATCTGCTATTAAGATGTCATTTCCCCTTCCCGAAGGATGCAATTTACACATTTTACCGAGAAGGTTTTCGTTTGGGCGAGGCAACAGTTTCGAATGGAAGTGGTACATTTGAAATTCAGCGTGTTTCTGTGGAGGATAAAGGACGTTATCGCTGCGAATTGCACTTTGTTAACTTTCCCAATGGACCCATCTACTCATCAGCATATAAATTTGTGGACATTAAAG ATATTCCAGTGAGGCTGTCTGTAAAACCGGAAACGCCAAAGGATGGCGACACGATAACGCTGAGCTGTGAGTGCAGCGATTCAGATGCCTGTGGGAGCGGACAATATTCATTCTACAGAAACAACAGTCTTCTCAATTCTGATTCGGTCAGTCACAATGACTATCTCATCCCACAAGCCACCGTGATGGATTCTGGACGGTATCATTGTAGCGTTCTCAGCAACAGTTTAACACACACGGCCAAAAGTGTGGAAATGACTGTGAGGA GACTTCCGGTCACCAACCCACATTTGAGCATCAATCCGGTGAACGGGAGCGTCAGGGAAGGAGGCAATTTGACACTGAGGTGCAGCGTCACTGCAGGCTCTGCTCCAATAGAGTtcacctggtacaggggagagatggAGATCTACAAGGAAATCTCATCCAGCAGAGAGGTCACTCACCAACTCTCCAATTTCCATGAAGGAATCAATGGCAATTACAGCTGCAGTGTTTACAATAACATGAGCACCGCTGTCCACAGCCCAGCTGTCGAAGTGGAGGctgaag GTCTGAATAAACCACGTTTCTCAGTGGATTCCTATGTTATTGCTGACGGTGAAAGTGTCACGTTTAACTGCTCCAGCTCCCAGGACAGTCCTGGGATTGCATTTTACTTATACAGACAAGGACAATCGAATTCTGTCAACGTTAAATCTCCTGCTGCAGGAATGCATTCTGTCACCTTCACCATCAATAAAATCGATCACTCCAAAATAGGATATTATACCTGTCGATATGAAGCGGAGGTGAACAAAACCCGGCTATGCTCGACCTCCAGTGACCCTTTGAGCATCAGTGTAAGAG TTTCCAGTTCAATCCCAATCCGTTTCAGTCTCGCTGCATTGATCGTGTTAGGAATCGTGATTATTCTGGGAATAGAGTTTATTCCGACCAAGAGAAAGCCAGTTCCTGCAG